In the genome of Flavobacterium panacagri, one region contains:
- a CDS encoding 2,3,4,5-tetrahydropyridine-2,6-dicarboxylate N-succinyltransferase yields MNSLQTIIEQAWENRALLQETATTDAIREVIELVDAGKLRVAEPVGDKWQVNEWVKKAVVMYFPIQKMETWESGIFEYHDKMLLKRDYAAKGIRVVPNAVARYGAYISSGVILMPSYVNIGAYVDEGTMVDTWATVGSCAQIGKNVHLSGGVGIGGVLEPLQAAPVIIEDGAFIGSRCIVVEGVHVGKEAVLGANVCLTASTKIIDVTGDEPVEMKGFVPARSVVIPGSYTKKFAAGEYQVPCALIIGTRKPSTDLKTSLNNALREYDVAV; encoded by the coding sequence ATGAATTCTTTACAGACTATAATTGAACAAGCTTGGGAAAATAGAGCTTTATTACAAGAAACTGCAACTACAGATGCTATTAGAGAAGTGATCGAATTGGTAGACGCTGGAAAATTACGCGTTGCTGAACCAGTTGGTGACAAATGGCAGGTTAACGAATGGGTTAAGAAAGCAGTGGTTATGTATTTCCCAATCCAAAAAATGGAAACATGGGAATCTGGTATTTTCGAATATCACGATAAAATGTTACTTAAGAGAGATTATGCTGCAAAAGGAATTCGTGTAGTACCAAATGCTGTTGCTCGTTATGGTGCTTATATTTCAAGTGGTGTTATCTTAATGCCAAGTTACGTAAACATTGGTGCTTATGTTGACGAAGGAACGATGGTTGACACTTGGGCAACTGTTGGAAGCTGTGCACAAATTGGTAAAAACGTACACTTAAGCGGTGGTGTTGGTATTGGTGGTGTTCTTGAGCCATTACAAGCTGCTCCAGTAATTATCGAAGATGGTGCATTCATCGGTTCTCGTTGTATCGTTGTGGAGGGTGTTCACGTTGGAAAAGAAGCTGTTCTTGGTGCTAACGTATGTTTAACTGCTTCTACTAAAATTATTGATGTTACAGGTGACGAGCCAGTTGAAATGAAAGGTTTTGTTCCTGCTCGTTCAGTAGTTATTCCTGGAAGTTATACTAAAAAATTCGCTGCAGGAGAATATCAAGTTCCTTGCGCCTTAATCATTGGTACTCGTAAACCATCTACAGACTTAAAAACTTCTTTAAACAATGCACTTCGTGAGTACGATGTTGCTGTTTAA
- a CDS encoding PAS domain-containing protein, translating to MNQENHLQNRVIIDKEVTWDKTQVIMSKTNAFGIIEYANEVFVDVCGYEDYELMGQPHNIIRHPDMPKVIFKVLWENLKQGKNFHAIVKNLAKSGRYYWVITDFEIARDENDVIVNYFARRQSVPQEVIAMHIEPLYKKLLQIEAASGVEFSEKYLIGFLEEKKRSYVEYIKELIFENEKAQSKFANYNAEEDGEEEEHRGFFGRLFGR from the coding sequence ATGAATCAAGAAAATCACCTTCAGAACAGAGTCATAATTGACAAAGAGGTAACTTGGGATAAAACACAAGTTATTATGAGTAAAACAAATGCATTTGGTATTATCGAATACGCCAACGAAGTGTTTGTAGACGTTTGCGGTTATGAAGATTACGAATTAATGGGACAGCCCCATAACATTATTCGTCACCCAGATATGCCAAAAGTTATTTTTAAAGTGCTTTGGGAAAATCTAAAACAAGGGAAAAACTTTCATGCTATTGTAAAGAATTTAGCAAAGTCTGGAAGATATTACTGGGTTATTACGGATTTTGAAATTGCCCGAGACGAAAATGATGTGATTGTAAATTATTTTGCCAGAAGACAATCTGTGCCACAAGAGGTAATTGCAATGCATATTGAGCCCTTATACAAAAAACTATTGCAAATTGAAGCGGCAAGCGGCGTTGAATTCAGCGAAAAATACTTAATCGGATTTTTAGAAGAAAAGAAGAGAAGTTACGTTGAATATATTAAGGAGCTGATTTTCGAAAACGAAAAAGCACAGTCTAAATTTGCGAATTACAATGCAGAAGAGGATGGAGAAGAGGAAGAGCATAGAGGTTTTTTCGGCCGTTTATTCGGAAGATAA
- a CDS encoding glycosyltransferase family 2 protein, whose product MAISGLVITFNEEKNIGKCIDALFKVCDEVIIVDSFSKDRTVEIATEKGAQVIQQEFLGDGPQRTHGLPFCKNDWILNLDADEFLDKDAAEFILTKKYLEGNYDAFSFRVKNFLGNKLIDFSGWYPDHKVRFFNKQTAHPSDSKVHQKVVTQNEKKVSVHILHYGWDSLDQIIAKKNQYSGWHAQQLYDQGKRVNAFKPVLNGSVAFIRCYFFKKGFLNGVDGLSIAMIQAFFSYMKYAKLIKLQKKE is encoded by the coding sequence ATGGCAATAAGCGGATTGGTTATTACTTTCAATGAAGAAAAAAATATAGGAAAATGTATAGATGCTCTATTTAAGGTTTGTGATGAAGTTATTATCGTAGATTCTTTTAGTAAGGATCGTACAGTAGAAATAGCTACAGAAAAAGGGGCTCAAGTTATTCAGCAGGAGTTTTTAGGAGACGGACCCCAGCGTACGCACGGATTGCCTTTTTGCAAAAACGACTGGATTTTAAATCTGGACGCAGATGAATTCTTGGATAAAGATGCAGCTGAATTCATTCTTACCAAAAAGTATTTGGAAGGAAATTACGATGCCTTTAGTTTTAGAGTAAAAAACTTTTTAGGAAATAAATTAATTGATTTTTCAGGATGGTACCCTGATCATAAGGTTCGTTTCTTTAATAAACAAACAGCTCATCCATCAGATTCTAAGGTGCACCAGAAAGTTGTAACTCAAAACGAGAAAAAGGTCTCAGTACATATTTTACATTACGGCTGGGATTCTTTGGATCAAATTATTGCCAAAAAAAATCAATATTCAGGATGGCATGCACAGCAATTGTATGATCAAGGGAAACGAGTAAATGCGTTTAAACCTGTTCTTAACGGATCTGTTGCTTTTATCCGATGTTACTTTTTTAAGAAAGGATTTCTTAATGGTGTAGATGGTTTGTCCATTGCAATGATTCAAGCTTTTTTCTCTTATATGAAATATGCGAAGCTTATAAAGCTTCAGAAAAAAGAGTAA
- a CDS encoding type II toxin-antitoxin system RelE/ParE family toxin yields MIIKISNEFLKLLKEQVHYIYKDKPKAALKFRKDLLRNIKKDLKHPFLFKKSRYFEDENIRDYVFKGYVSVYEVDVENNIVVVFGFIKYKDTL; encoded by the coding sequence ATGATAATTAAAATTTCGAATGAATTTTTAAAATTATTAAAAGAACAAGTTCATTATATTTATAAAGATAAACCCAAGGCAGCTCTAAAGTTTAGGAAAGATTTGCTTAGAAATATTAAAAAAGATTTAAAACATCCTTTTCTCTTTAAAAAATCTAGATACTTTGAGGATGAAAATATTAGAGATTATGTTTTTAAAGGTTACGTTTCTGTTTATGAGGTTGATGTCGAGAATAATATTGTCGTCGTTTTCGGTTTTATAAAATATAAAGACACTCTTTAA
- the ruvX gene encoding Holliday junction resolvase RuvX, which produces MPRILSIDYGQKRTGIAVTDEMQIIASGLTTIPTHTLTDFLKDYFAKEKVEAVLIGEPKQMNGQPSESASVINGFAKHFSNIFPDMKVIRVDERFTSKMAFQTMIDSGLNKKQRQNKALIDEISATILLQDYLSSKK; this is translated from the coding sequence ATGCCAAGAATTCTCTCCATAGATTACGGACAAAAACGAACAGGAATTGCTGTTACAGACGAAATGCAAATTATTGCATCAGGTTTGACTACAATTCCAACACATACCTTGACTGATTTTTTAAAAGATTATTTTGCAAAAGAAAAGGTCGAAGCTGTTCTAATTGGCGAACCTAAACAAATGAATGGCCAGCCTTCAGAAAGTGCTTCTGTAATTAATGGATTTGCAAAACATTTTTCGAACATTTTTCCCGATATGAAAGTAATTAGGGTAGATGAGCGTTTTACATCTAAAATGGCATTTCAAACCATGATCGACAGTGGTTTAAATAAAAAGCAGCGCCAGAACAAAGCTTTAATAGACGAAATTTCGGCTACAATTCTGCTTCAAGATTATCTTTCCTCAAAAAAATAA